The nucleotide sequence CCCGCCGGAGGCCGAGGATCTGTTCGTGCGCCAAGCCACCGAGATCATGAAGGCATCGCCCAGTATGGCGCCCTACATCCTCGCGATCCAGGACGAACTCTCGGCGAGCCAATACCACCGCGCGATCAAGCGCGGGCGCGAGCTGATCGCCTACGAGCGCCAGCTCCTCGGCCATCTCGCGGCGAGCCAGGAGGCGGACGCGCCGCAGGGCTGAGCGGCGCCCTTCGCGCGATGGGGACCTCCGCGCGACGGCCGGATCAGACGATGCCGCTCTTCTCGTAGGGCCAGGGCTTGCCGAGATGCGCGGCGACCCGGGCCGCGTCGGAGCCGACCGCCTCGACCGCCGCCTGCACCTGCTCGGCCGACACTTCGAACCGGCGCGCCCAGTAGGCGCGGTCGCGCGGCGCTTCGAGCACCACCTGGGCGGGATCGCCGCTCACCCCATGTCCCGCATCGGACGCTTCCTGCACCATCCTCCGGCCTCCTTCGATCGCGCCCGCAACGGCGAGCGGCTACCAGGGACAAACCGGCGAGCGGGGCTCGAAGGTTCCGGATGCCGGGCCTTTCGGCTCAGGCCTCGCGCGGCGCCACCGGCCCGGACCGAAGGCGCGGCGGGGAGGCCGGGGCGGGTGCGATGTGGAAGGCGGCCGGGCGCCGGAACAGGAAGTCCAGGCGCGTGCCGCGCACCAGCCGCTCGAAGGCGAGCGGCACCGTCACCGCCGCAACGGTGACGACGAGGCTCGCCAAACCGACATCAAGGGCGAGATCGGGCAGCGCCCCGTTGAACCGGGCGATCACGGTGCGGGTGAGCGCCATCGGCAGGAAGAAGCCGAGATAGATCACGATGGAGCGCTCGCCGCAGGCGCGCAGCGCCGCGGTCACCGGCCCGCCCGCCCGCGTCATCAGCGCGGCGAAGGCGACGATGGCGAGCGCACCCACCGTGCCGAGCCCGAGGCTCACCACCGGCAGGCGCGCGAGGGTCGGCAGGCCCTCGATCCCCGTCGGCGTGAACACGAACACGGCCTCCAGCGCCGCCCACAAGGCGAGGCCCGCGAGCGCTAGCCCTGCCCGCTCACGCACCCGGTCGGCGAAGCGGAAGATCCACTCGGCGAAGAGGTAGCCGCCGAGGAAGTAGACGTAGCGCTCGCAGAACTCGTCGAGGAGTTCGGGCAGGCCGTGCGTGGGCAGGATCTGCAGCGCGGCCGCAGCGACGAGGAGCACGGCCGGCGGAACCCGGCGGTGGAGCAACTTCGTCACCACCGAGAACACGGCAAGCAGGTAGACGAACCACAGCGTCGAGTAAGGCACCACCAGCGCCTCGGCGAGGTGCAGGCCGAACGCGGCGAGCTTGTCCGCCGGTCCCTCCGCCCCCCCGACGATCGATCCAGCCTTGAACAGCGACTGGATCACCACCCAGAGCGCGTAGAAATAGGCGAAGTGGACCACCCGGCGGTCCGCGAACAGGCGCCAGTCGCGATCGATCACCCGGCCGAGGAAGAGCCCCGAGAGCAGGAAGAAGTCGGGGATCCGGAACGGCCGGGCGAATTCGACGACATCGTGCAGGAAGCCCTCGCCGCCGAGAGCCTCGCCGGTGCCGAGCGTCGAGTGCATCATCACGACGAGGATGATGCACAGGCCCTTGGCGACATCGACCCAGGCGAGCCGGGCGGCCTCCTCGGGATGCGGGCGAAGGGGGCGGGTGGCCGCGGTGGAGGCTGCGGTCATGGCGGGCGGACCTCGTCCGGACGGGATCGAGCCCCCATCCTCGCACCCGTGGGTTAAGCGCCCGCGAGCCATGCCCTGCGATTTCGCCGTGCGGTTAATGCCTCACCAAGGCGATCGATGAATTTCTCGCAGGGACCGCGCCGGCTCTCCAGACAGGTGCTGGTCCGGATGCCGTGCCTAGAAGCACCCTCGTTTGGCAAGCACACGCCCGACCGCCCACAGCAAGGCATCGACCGCCGGACGCAGCGCCGGCCGCTCGTGTTCGCCCACTTCATCGATGGTGCGCCGAGCCTGGAGCGCGCAGGATGCGAGGCGCTCGAGCGGCGGCTCATTCCGGTGCAGGATGAAGAAGGCGCGATCGCCGACGGGCCGTTTCAGCTTGCTCTCGGTGGTGTTGACGACAATGCCGCGTCCGACGACGTCGCCCGTGCTGTCATCGCGCTCATAGTACCCCCGCGCCAGCACCCACCGTACGCCGCTCGCTTCCGAGCACACGCGATACTCGCCGACGAACAACCCGCCATGCTCGCTCACGCGATCGATATTGGTGAAGAACTCGTCCCGGTCGGCCGGCAGGATCGCCTCGGCGTAATCCGCCAGCGGCAATCCGATTGCGGCTTGCCATGGATCGAGATTGAACAACCCGGCCGCGATTGGGTCGGCAACGGTGCGGTCGTTTCTCAAGTCTGTTTCCCAAGTCCCGACTTGAGAGGCAATTGACGTGTCAGGCAGAGACCCCAGCCAGTATCGACCCGTATCATATGGCATGCCCAGACACCCTACGCACGTTAATCTAGGATGGCGACCAAACGAAAAGCCTGCATCAACTTGCTGATCATGTGTCCGGAGAGCGGGGAGAGGGTGAAGGACATGAGCGCATTCCCTCCCCAGATCGAGGCTAGCCAGTTTCCATGACGAAATCGAATCGCCTGCGAGAACTCGCAGACGTGCTTGGCGTTCCAGTCACTGCGTTCCGCGCTTCGAAGGATTTTCATCACCTGTATGTAGACGCGGAGGGCAAGCGCTGGCTCTTGACGCTCGATGCGCAAGGCAAACCCGTCGTGTGCAGCACTGCCGGAGATGTGGATCAGAACACTGCTGGGGAGAGCGTGTCCTTGTTCTTACGTCGCGACGAAGAATGCCCTCAGCGTGACGCGCTGACCGCGCTCATCGAGCGGCTTCTCGCGGCGCATCTCAAGGAGTGATGCAATCCGCCTGCCACACGCCCGTCAGCCGCCCTTCTGCCCTTCACCCTGACCGCCGCAGGCCGCCGTCGCCGCGCCGCGTGCGGGTCATGCGCGTGGGCGCGTGGAAGTCGTCGGGCTTGCCGCGCACCCAATCGAGGAAGCGGGCGATCTCGGGATCGGCGCGGAGCGCTTCGACCTCGGCCAACCTGCGGGCGATCTCGGCCTCGCTGTAGCGGGCGTGGATCGCCGAGTGGCAGATCTGATGCAGCCGCACGGTCGCCCCGCGGGCGCCGCCTTTCAGCTTCGGCGTGAGGTGGTGCAGGCTCTGGCGCGCATGCGGCGGGATCGGGCGCTCGCAGAGCGGGCAGACCGGTTGGGCTGCCGGCTTCGGCCCATGCGTCTCCGGATCCGCGTCGCGCCAGCGACGGGCGCGCCGCCCGACCACCTTTGTCACTCCATTCAGCGCCCCGGTCCCGCCGGGCACGAGGGAAACGGCCGGAACGGCCGCGCGGCTCCCGCCCTCGCCCTGCGTCACCGGCGCCGCTCCACCGGCCGGACGCCTCGGGGATGCGTCCACGGCTCGGCCCATGTCTTGTTGCGGCGGAGAGCGCAGGCTACCCCTGAGCGCGAGGGGTCAGCATCGGCCAGGAGCAGCAGGAGCGGGCGGCATGAAGCGGACGACCATCGATTCCAAGCTCACCGTGGCGCATCAGCCGAGCCTCGCCGAGATCGAGGCGCTCGGAGCCGAGGGCGTGCGCCTGCTCATCAACAACCGCCCCGACGGCGAGGAGCCGGGCCAGCCCGGCGCGGCGGCCGAGCGCGCGGCGGCGGAGGCGGCGGGCCTGGGCTATCTCGACCTGCCGGTGACCGGCCCCACCCTCACCCGCGAGGCGGTGGAGCGCTTCCACGCGGCGGTCGAGGCGGCGCCGGGTCCGGTCGTCGCCCATTGCCGCAGCGGCACGCGCTCGCTGACGCTCTGGGTGATCGGCGAAGTGCTCGCCGGGCACCTCCGGCGCGACGAGGTGGCCGCCTACGGCGCCCGCCACGGCTACGACCTCTCCGGCGCCGAGCGCTGGCTCGCCGCCAACGCGGGCTGAGCCCGGCTTACTGCCCCGGCATGGTGAGGATCATCGGCCCGTTGCGGGTGGCGACGACCGTGTGCTCGTACTGCACCGTGAGGGCCTGCGGCCGGCTGTAGAGCGTCCAGGGATCGTCGCCGTCCTCGGCGAAATCGGCGCCCAGCGACAGGAACGGCTCGACCGTCAGCACCATGCCCTCGCGCATGATCCGGCGCTCGGACGGGTCGGGCCAGGTCGCGATCTCGGTCGGCTCCTCGTGCAGCGACAGGCCGACCCCGTGGCTGGCGAGGTTGCGCACCAGCGTGTAGCCGTTCTTGTGGGCGAAGCTGCCCACTGCCCGGCCTATCCCTGAGAGCGGCTTGCCGGCCCCGACCTGCCGCAGGCCCGTCCACATCGCCCGGCGCCCGTCCTTGCACAGCCGCTCGACCGCCCGCGTCACCGGCGGCACGGCGAAGGACGCGCCCGTATCGGAAAAGTAGCCGTGCATCTGCGCCGAGACGTCGATGTTGACGAGGTCGCCCGGCGCGATCCGGCGCTCGCCCGGGATGCCGTGAGCGATCTCCTCGTTGACGCTGATGCAGGTTGCACCGGGAAAGCCGTAGACCGTCTCCGGCGCCGAGCGCGCGCCGGCCGCCTCCAGGAAGGCCCGCCCGACGTCATCGAGTTCGCGCGTGGTGATACCGGGCTCGATCGCCTCCCCCATCACCGCCAGCGTGTCGGCCACGATGCGCCCGATCCGCTTCAGCCCCGCCAACTCGTCGTCGTTCGACACCGTCATGTCGCGTCCTCTCGCACGGGGTCCTGCCGCGCCGTCCCGGCCTTTGCCGATTGCAGGAGGCCTCGCGGACCGAAGCTCCGGCCGGACGCTTCTGCCATCTCCGGACGCTTCCGCGAAGTCATCGCTGCGGGCCGGTGCCCTGCCCGTACGTGGACGGGCGATCTGCTCGGGCGGGTACGGGGCAGACGCCGCGCCGACTGGGTCGGGGGCAGGGCAGCGCCTTCGATCCCGCACGAGACTTTCGGAAGTCCGGTGAAACGGCGCGGGCTCGCAATCCGGAAAATGGAGAGAATTCCGCCCTCGCATCTCCCCTGATGCGCGAGAACATGCATCGGACATCGAGAGATCCGCGCGCCAAAACGACGGGATTACCGCAAACAAGACCCAGGGCAGGGATCGGATACGAAGTCCTGCCGCAGGAAATCCGATTGCTCGGACGTAAGCTCCCACGAATTGGCTGCGACCGGCTCCGGCAACGGGAAAACAGGGAACAGACATCTCTACGTTGCGTTGCGCAACCGATGGCAGGTTTGCGCCCGGTCCGGCCGCAGCGCCGCCACGCCCGACCCTATCCGATCGCGCCGGAGGAGCATGTCATGGCTGGAGCGTCCGAGACATCCGGGGCGGCGCCCCCGTCCGACCTGCCGCGGACCGGGCCGGCCCACCTCGATGCGATGAGCGCCGTGCTGGCGCGGAACTGGTGGCTCGTGGCCCTGCGCGGCCTCCTCGCGATCCTGTTCGGAGCGATCGCCTTCGTGGCGCCGGGCGCCTTCGTGCTGTCGCTGGTGCTGTTCTTCTCGGCCTACATGCTAGTCGACGGCGCGTTCGGCATCATCGCCGCGGTGCGGGCGGCGCGGCAGCACGAGCGCTGGGGCCTCCTGCTGCTCGAAGGCCTGCTCGACCTCGTGGTCGGCGTCGCGGCCTTCCTCGTGCCGGCGGCCGCGGTCTGGGCCTTCGTGCTCCTCGTCGCGGCCTGGGCCATCCTCTCCGGCGGCTTGATGATCGCGGCGGCCTTCCGCCTCCACCTGGATTACGGCCGCTGGTGGCTCGGTCTCGGCGGCTTGGTCTCGGTGCTGTTCGGGATCGTGCTCCTGATCAATCCCGGCATGTCGGCGCTGGTGCTGACATGGTGGCTCGGCGCCTATGCCGTGGCCTTCGGCGTCGCGCTGCTGATCCTCGGCTTCCGTCTGCGCTCCCGCCACGCGGCGACAGGGCGCCCCTGACGCCGCCCGCCGCTCCGGACGGAGCCTCGACCGTGCCCCCGATCGGGCACGCCTCGTCATCCAAAGAGCGTCGGTCCGGCGGCACGTGCGCGTATGGGCCCGCTTCATACGGTTTCCGATTGCTTCGAGCCTGCTTCTCCTTCGTCAGCGCGAGCATCAGCGAAGGGAGCAAGCGAACGCCGGTTTCAGATGCGGGCCGTGCTCGCCGCGCCCGGCCCCACTTTGATCAACCGGAAACGGTTCCGGCCATCATCGCCCGCGCTGTGTCGGCATCGGCGAGCGGGCGCCCGAGCCCGCGGGCGCCCTCGGCGGCGCGGCGGATCTGGGCGGCGTTGCTCTCGGCCGGGCGGCCGTCGGGGGCGAGGAGGCTGTTCTCGAAGCCGACGCGCACATGCCCGCCCAGCCCCGCCGCGACGAGGGCGCAGGCATTCTCGCGCGGGCCGAAGGCGCAGATCGCCCAGAGCGGCAGCCCCGCCCCGGCCGCGGCGAGGAAGGGCAGCAGGTCGGCGGGCCGCGAGACCTGGCCGGGGGTGTAGCGGCCCAGAACGAAGAGCGGGAAATCCTCGCCCTCGCCGAGCACGCCGCGGCTTTTGAGCTCCGCGTAGCGGGTCACTTCGGCGGCCTCGTAGAGGATGATCTGGAGCAGGACGCGCTCGCGCCGGGCGAAGGCGAAGAACTCGGCCGCGGCGGTCTCGGCGGCAGCGTCCGGCACGATCTCGCGCAGCGCCAGCGAGACCGCCTCGGGGCGGGTCGCGCGTACCACCGCCATCTGCTCCGGGGCTTCGTAGCGCCCGGCGGCTTCGGAGGTGATCTGCACCACGAGGCGATCCCCCACTTCGGCGCGGATCGCGGCGGTGACCGCGCGGTAGGCGTCCGCATCGAGGAGGTGGCGGCCCTCTGCGTCACGGACATGGACGTGGATCAGGGCGGCGCCGGCTTCCGCGATCTCGGCCGCGGTGCGGGCGATCTCGGCCGGCGTGATCGGCAGGGCCGGATGGTCGGCCTTGGTGCGGGTGGCGCCATTGGGGGCGTTGGCGAGGATGAGCGGCGGCCAGCCGGAATCGTGCGTCACGGGTTCGGTCTCGCATTCGAGAAAAGAATTAATCGCCCGCGCTCAGGCCCAGGCGCCGCATGCGGTCGGAGAGCGTCTTGCGCGGCAGGCCGAGCGCCCGGGCGGCCTCGGCGATGCGCTGGCCGGAGGCCTTGAGCGCGTCCTCGATGACGAGGCGCTCGACCCGGTCGAGCAGGGCGTCGAGCCCCGGCGCCGCCTCGGGCCCACCGGCGAGATCCGGGCTGAGGAATCCGAGCACGGCCCGCTCGGCGGCGTTTTTGAGTTCACGCACATTGCCCGGCCAGTCGGCGAGCATCAGCGACCGGCGCAGCGACGGCGGCACCTCGATCACCGGGCGCTGGTACTTCACCGCCGCCTGGACGAGGAAGCGCTCGAACAGGAGCGGGATGTCCTCGCGGCGCTCGCGCAAAGGGGGCAGGGTCAGCGTCACCACGTTGAGGCGGAAGTACAGGTCGCGTCGGAAGCGCCCGGCCTCGGAGAGCGCGTCGAGATCCTCCTTCGTGGCGGCCACCACCCGCAGGTCCACCGGCACGCCGGTATTGGAGCCGAGCCGCTCCACCCGCCGCTCCTGCAGCACCCGCAGCAGCTTCACTTGGAGGGCGAGCGGCATGCTCTCGACCTCGTCGAGGAACAGGGTGCCGCCGCTGGCATGCTCGACCTTGCCGATGCGGCGCTTGCCCGCCCCGGTGAAGGCGCCGGCCTCGTGGCCGAACATCTCGCTCTCGAACATGCTCTCGGGGATGGCGCCGCAATTGATCGCCACGAACGGCTTGCCCGCCCGTGCCCCGCCCTCGTGCAGGGCGCGGGCGACCTGCTCCTTGCCGGCCCCGGTCTCGCCGAGCACCAGCACGTCGGCCGCCGCCGAGGCCAGCGAGGCGATGTCCTCGCGCAGGCGCCGCATCGCCGGGGACTGGCCGACGAGGCAGCGCTCCACCGCACTGCCCGGCGCCTCGCCCCGGTCGAGGGCGCGGCGCAGGCGGCGGTTCTCCATCACCAGCGCGCGCTTCTCCAGCGCGCGCCGAACCACCTCGACGAAGGCGTCGTTGACGAAGGGCTTCTCGATGAAGTGGTAGGCGCCCTCGCGCATGGCGGCGACCGCCATGGCGATGTCGCCATGGCCGGTGACGAGCACCACCGGCAATTCGGGATCGCGGCGGCGGATCTCCGCCAGCAGCGCGAGGCCGTCCTGGCCCGGCAGGCGCACGTCGCTGACGACGATGCCGGAAAAGTCGCGGGTGATGGCCGGGAGCGCCGCCTCGGCAGTGGGAAAAGCCTCGACGGCGATGCCGCCGAGCTGGAGCGCCTGCTCCATGGACAGGCGGACCATCTCCTCGTCGTCGATCAGCACGACGCGCAGGGCGGCGGCCGGCTCGGCCTCAGGAAACATGCGGCATCCTCTGGCGCCCCCTCTCCGGCGGGGCCATCCCGGCCGAGTCCTGAGCCATCTCGCGCGCCACGTCCATCACGAGGTCGAAGGCGAGGCCCCCGCCCGCCATCGGCCGGGGCTGGAGGCTCGCCCCGAACTCGCGGGCGATGGCGAGCGAGATCGGCAGGCCGAGGCCGAGCCCCTCCCCCGCCGGCTTGGTGGTGAAGAACGGATCGAAGATGCGAGTGAGCGCCGCCGCAT is from Methylorubrum sp. B1-46 and encodes:
- a CDS encoding DUF3606 domain-containing protein → MVQEASDAGHGVSGDPAQVVLEAPRDRAYWARRFEVSAEQVQAAVEAVGSDAARVAAHLGKPWPYEKSGIV
- a CDS encoding acyltransferase family protein, which codes for MTAASTAATRPLRPHPEEAARLAWVDVAKGLCIILVVMMHSTLGTGEALGGEGFLHDVVEFARPFRIPDFFLLSGLFLGRVIDRDWRLFADRRVVHFAYFYALWVVIQSLFKAGSIVGGAEGPADKLAAFGLHLAEALVVPYSTLWFVYLLAVFSVVTKLLHRRVPPAVLLVAAAALQILPTHGLPELLDEFCERYVYFLGGYLFAEWIFRFADRVRERAGLALAGLALWAALEAVFVFTPTGIEGLPTLARLPVVSLGLGTVGALAIVAFAALMTRAGGPVTAALRACGERSIVIYLGFFLPMALTRTVIARFNGALPDLALDVGLASLVVTVAAVTVPLAFERLVRGTRLDFLFRRPAAFHIAPAPASPPRLRSGPVAPREA
- a CDS encoding PAS domain-containing protein, with the translated sequence MRNDRTVADPIAAGLFNLDPWQAAIGLPLADYAEAILPADRDEFFTNIDRVSEHGGLFVGEYRVCSEASGVRWVLARGYYERDDSTGDVVGRGIVVNTTESKLKRPVGDRAFFILHRNEPPLERLASCALQARRTIDEVGEHERPALRPAVDALLWAVGRVLAKRGCF
- a CDS encoding restriction endonuclease, which gives rise to MVGRRARRWRDADPETHGPKPAAQPVCPLCERPIPPHARQSLHHLTPKLKGGARGATVRLHQICHSAIHARYSEAEIARRLAEVEALRADPEIARFLDWVRGKPDDFHAPTRMTRTRRGDGGLRRSG
- a CDS encoding sigma-54 dependent transcriptional regulator — encoded protein: MFPEAEPAAALRVVLIDDEEMVRLSMEQALQLGGIAVEAFPTAEAALPAITRDFSGIVVSDVRLPGQDGLALLAEIRRRDPELPVVLVTGHGDIAMAVAAMREGAYHFIEKPFVNDAFVEVVRRALEKRALVMENRRLRRALDRGEAPGSAVERCLVGQSPAMRRLREDIASLASAAADVLVLGETGAGKEQVARALHEGGARAGKPFVAINCGAIPESMFESEMFGHEAGAFTGAGKRRIGKVEHASGGTLFLDEVESMPLALQVKLLRVLQERRVERLGSNTGVPVDLRVVAATKEDLDALSEAGRFRRDLYFRLNVVTLTLPPLRERREDIPLLFERFLVQAAVKYQRPVIEVPPSLRRSLMLADWPGNVRELKNAAERAVLGFLSPDLAGGPEAAPGLDALLDRVERLVIEDALKASGQRIAEAARALGLPRKTLSDRMRRLGLSAGD
- a CDS encoding 3-keto-5-aminohexanoate cleavage protein; this encodes MTHDSGWPPLILANAPNGATRTKADHPALPITPAEIARTAAEIAEAGAALIHVHVRDAEGRHLLDADAYRAVTAAIRAEVGDRLVVQITSEAAGRYEAPEQMAVVRATRPEAVSLALREIVPDAAAETAAAEFFAFARRERVLLQIILYEAAEVTRYAELKSRGVLGEGEDFPLFVLGRYTPGQVSRPADLLPFLAAAGAGLPLWAICAFGPRENACALVAAGLGGHVRVGFENSLLAPDGRPAESNAAQIRRAAEGARGLGRPLADADTARAMMAGTVSG
- a CDS encoding TIGR01244 family sulfur transferase, translated to MKRTTIDSKLTVAHQPSLAEIEALGAEGVRLLINNRPDGEEPGQPGAAAERAAAEAAGLGYLDLPVTGPTLTREAVERFHAAVEAAPGPVVAHCRSGTRSLTLWVIGEVLAGHLRRDEVAAYGARHGYDLSGAERWLAANAG
- the map gene encoding type I methionyl aminopeptidase produces the protein MTVSNDDELAGLKRIGRIVADTLAVMGEAIEPGITTRELDDVGRAFLEAAGARSAPETVYGFPGATCISVNEEIAHGIPGERRIAPGDLVNIDVSAQMHGYFSDTGASFAVPPVTRAVERLCKDGRRAMWTGLRQVGAGKPLSGIGRAVGSFAHKNGYTLVRNLASHGVGLSLHEEPTEIATWPDPSERRIMREGMVLTVEPFLSLGADFAEDGDDPWTLYSRPQALTVQYEHTVVATRNGPMILTMPGQ
- a CDS encoding flagellar biosynthesis repressor FlbT, producing the protein MALRIELKPQERLIINGALIRNGDRRSTFVIENQCKFLRESEILTESEADTAAKQLCVTLQFIYLADNPPEAEDLFVRQATEIMKASPSMAPYILAIQDELSASQYHRAIKRGRELIAYERQLLGHLAASQEADAPQG
- a CDS encoding HdeD family acid-resistance protein, whose product is MAGASETSGAAPPSDLPRTGPAHLDAMSAVLARNWWLVALRGLLAILFGAIAFVAPGAFVLSLVLFFSAYMLVDGAFGIIAAVRAARQHERWGLLLLEGLLDLVVGVAAFLVPAAAVWAFVLLVAAWAILSGGLMIAAAFRLHLDYGRWWLGLGGLVSVLFGIVLLINPGMSALVLTWWLGAYAVAFGVALLILGFRLRSRHAATGRP